Proteins co-encoded in one Cupriavidus metallidurans CH34 genomic window:
- a CDS encoding SDR family NAD(P)-dependent oxidoreductase, which translates to MKETLLGLDGKRALVTGASSGLGAHFAQRLAAHGAEVVLAARRVDALQSVAKQLEPYGRARCVALDVTSASSRAAMVEEAGPIDILVNNAGLVREGAALKHSEEDWDVVLDTNLKGMFFMAQALASGMRERGGGSIINVASILGLRQAGGVVSYAVSKAGVVQLTRTLALEWARHGIRVNALAPGYIDTEINHDFWQTDAGKALIQRIPQRRLGQPDDLDGPLLLLASDASRYMTGAVLPVDGGHLVNTL; encoded by the coding sequence ATGAAGGAGACACTGCTCGGACTGGACGGCAAGCGGGCGCTGGTCACCGGCGCCTCGAGCGGGCTCGGCGCGCATTTTGCGCAACGGCTGGCCGCGCACGGCGCGGAAGTGGTGCTTGCGGCACGGCGAGTGGATGCGCTGCAATCGGTCGCGAAACAGCTGGAGCCGTATGGCCGCGCCCGTTGCGTGGCGCTCGACGTCACCAGCGCATCGTCGCGCGCGGCGATGGTGGAAGAAGCGGGCCCCATCGACATCCTGGTCAACAACGCCGGGCTGGTTCGCGAGGGCGCTGCCCTCAAACATTCCGAAGAAGACTGGGACGTGGTGCTGGACACCAACCTCAAGGGCATGTTCTTCATGGCGCAGGCGCTGGCCTCGGGGATGCGCGAACGCGGCGGCGGGAGCATCATCAACGTGGCGTCGATTCTCGGACTGCGGCAAGCGGGCGGAGTCGTGTCCTATGCCGTGTCCAAGGCAGGCGTCGTGCAACTGACGCGGACACTGGCGCTGGAATGGGCACGCCACGGCATTCGCGTGAATGCCCTCGCGCCCGGATACATCGATACTGAAATCAATCACGACTTCTGGCAGACCGATGCCGGCAAGGCGCTCATCCAACGCATTCCGCAGCGCCGGTTGGGGCAGCCCGATGATCTCGACGGCCCGCTGTTGCTGCTGGCATCCGATGCCTCGCGCTACATGACGGGCGCTGTGCTGCCGGTCGACGGCGGGCATCTGGTCAATACACTTTGA
- a CDS encoding efflux transporter outer membrane subunit, with amino-acid sequence MSSSQIKKSLLLALPVAMLAGCALQTPPKGEDLRQQTVPSLEGRAGWANPTSGDAVADGWLAAFDDAELQRLVREAIAHNGDLRLAEARVQQAQALVAIARSGLLPSAGVKGRAGNSETQILSIGASWEVDLWGRIRAESRSAESQYAATQDDYLWAQRVIAATTAKAWFSLIRYTVLEDRLRQSATIQEELVRIVGQRVTIGIAPETDLLEARNTLHAQRDGIEKTALARSQAAQALELLLGRYPAGDIATAPTLPAMPPAPNASLPANVVERRPDLTAAAHRVAAAFDMRQSAEAARLPRISISAAVTGIRSDVFLLNQAGSPVKGLNGAFFAPIFMGGELKARVDYYTAEQKAALIAYGNSALRALGEVETGLRAESGYAERTRQLRERVNERRVLVQREETRVTIGASDTRSLQQQRQTLVAAEMDLVNVEADHLDQRVALLLALGGDWRPETTATATATATATGTGTGTGT; translated from the coding sequence ATGTCGTCATCTCAGATCAAGAAGTCCCTGCTGCTGGCGCTGCCGGTTGCCATGCTTGCCGGGTGCGCCCTGCAGACCCCGCCAAAGGGCGAGGACCTTCGCCAACAAACCGTTCCCTCGCTCGAAGGGCGGGCCGGGTGGGCGAACCCGACCTCGGGCGACGCTGTCGCCGATGGCTGGCTTGCCGCGTTCGACGATGCCGAACTGCAACGGCTCGTGCGGGAAGCCATCGCGCACAACGGCGATCTGCGACTTGCGGAGGCGCGTGTGCAGCAGGCGCAGGCGCTCGTTGCCATCGCACGGAGCGGGCTGCTGCCAAGCGCTGGCGTGAAGGGCAGGGCGGGCAACTCGGAAACGCAGATCCTCTCCATCGGCGCAAGCTGGGAGGTGGACCTCTGGGGGCGCATTCGCGCGGAGTCCCGCTCGGCCGAATCGCAGTACGCCGCCACACAGGACGACTATCTCTGGGCGCAGCGCGTGATTGCGGCGACCACTGCCAAGGCATGGTTCTCGCTGATCCGATACACCGTGCTCGAAGACCGGTTGCGGCAATCCGCCACCATTCAGGAGGAGCTGGTGCGAATCGTCGGCCAACGGGTGACCATCGGCATTGCGCCGGAGACCGACCTGCTGGAAGCCAGGAACACCCTGCACGCACAGCGCGACGGCATCGAGAAGACCGCACTGGCCAGGAGCCAGGCCGCGCAGGCGCTGGAACTGCTGCTGGGCCGCTACCCGGCCGGAGACATCGCGACGGCGCCGACCCTGCCTGCCATGCCGCCCGCGCCGAACGCGAGCCTGCCGGCGAATGTGGTCGAGCGTCGCCCCGACCTGACTGCCGCCGCGCATCGCGTTGCGGCGGCGTTCGATATGCGGCAATCGGCGGAAGCGGCACGTCTGCCACGCATCTCGATCAGCGCAGCCGTTACCGGTATCCGCAGCGATGTGTTCCTGCTCAATCAGGCCGGTAGCCCGGTCAAGGGTCTGAACGGTGCCTTCTTTGCCCCGATCTTCATGGGTGGCGAGCTGAAGGCCCGTGTGGACTACTACACGGCAGAGCAGAAGGCGGCACTGATCGCCTATGGCAACAGTGCGCTGCGGGCACTGGGCGAGGTCGAAACCGGGCTACGGGCAGAGTCTGGCTATGCCGAACGCACCAGGCAACTCCGCGAGCGCGTGAACGAGCGTCGGGTGCTGGTGCAGCGAGAGGAAACACGCGTGACGATCGGCGCGTCGGACACACGGAGTCTGCAGCAGCAGCGGCAGACGCTGGTGGCGGCCGAGATGGATCTCGTGAACGTGGAGGCCGATCACCTTGATCAGCGCGTGGCGTTGTTGCTGGCGCTGGGCGGGGACTGGAGGCCGGAAACCACAGCCACAGCTACAGCTACAGCTACAGCTACAGGTACGGGGACGGGGACGGGGACATAA
- a CDS encoding acyclic terpene utilization AtuA family protein: MTQKTTLRIGSGSGWWGDRVEPAERSARLGKLDYLCFETMAEATVSAAQVRKRRDPAFGGYDTYLDDRMRAVLPHCIANGTRIISNQGWIHPLGAARRVAELCEELGLSGVKIAAVTTTDLTGSICELDLTLFETGAPVSTLRETLISAEPYEGAGPIVEALRAGAQIVITGRVADPSLFLAPMIHHFGWQPDDVALLARGSAIGHLLECGAQVTGGYFGDPGYKDVPEPWNLAFPIAEVEADGSAVIAKVAGSGGRIDLQTVKEQMFYEVHDPRRYITPDVIVDFSTAVLEQVGPDRVRISGVSGLPRTDTLKVSLGCTEGHIGEDMFFYAGPGCLEKAKLAKRILEERFAMAALQADELRIDFLGVNAVHGVASPEPACEPNEIAVRVAARTRTKEEAAKVGREIDSMAVCGLASTGKRVPHQDRTREIIGVWSALVPRALIQSRVQFV, encoded by the coding sequence ATGACCCAGAAGACTACGCTTCGCATCGGCTCCGGATCTGGCTGGTGGGGAGACCGGGTCGAGCCGGCGGAACGGTCCGCGCGTCTCGGCAAGCTCGACTACCTCTGCTTTGAAACCATGGCCGAGGCAACGGTATCGGCCGCACAGGTGCGCAAGCGGCGCGATCCCGCGTTTGGCGGCTACGACACGTATCTGGACGACCGGATGCGTGCGGTGTTGCCCCACTGCATTGCCAATGGCACACGCATTATCAGCAACCAGGGTTGGATTCACCCGCTTGGCGCGGCCAGGCGCGTAGCGGAACTGTGCGAGGAACTCGGCCTGTCCGGCGTGAAGATTGCCGCCGTCACCACGACCGATCTCACGGGCAGTATCTGCGAACTCGACCTCACGTTGTTCGAAACCGGCGCCCCTGTATCGACGCTGCGGGAGACGCTGATCAGCGCGGAGCCGTACGAGGGCGCGGGCCCGATCGTCGAGGCACTGCGAGCTGGCGCGCAAATCGTAATCACCGGGCGGGTTGCCGATCCGTCATTGTTCCTGGCGCCGATGATCCATCATTTCGGCTGGCAGCCGGACGACGTCGCCCTGCTGGCGCGGGGCAGCGCCATCGGCCATCTGCTCGAATGCGGCGCACAGGTGACCGGCGGGTACTTCGGCGATCCGGGCTACAAGGACGTGCCCGAGCCGTGGAACCTCGCATTTCCGATCGCCGAGGTGGAGGCCGATGGCAGCGCCGTGATCGCGAAGGTGGCGGGCAGCGGTGGCCGCATCGACTTGCAAACGGTCAAGGAGCAGATGTTTTATGAAGTTCACGATCCGCGGCGCTATATCACGCCGGATGTCATCGTGGATTTCTCGACAGCCGTGCTGGAGCAGGTTGGCCCCGACCGCGTGCGCATCAGCGGCGTGAGCGGCCTGCCGCGTACCGATACGCTCAAGGTGTCGCTGGGCTGCACCGAAGGGCATATCGGCGAGGACATGTTCTTCTATGCCGGCCCGGGATGCCTGGAAAAGGCGAAGCTGGCAAAGCGCATTCTCGAGGAGCGTTTTGCCATGGCAGCCTTGCAGGCCGACGAACTGCGTATCGACTTCCTCGGCGTCAATGCCGTGCACGGCGTGGCATCGCCAGAACCGGCGTGCGAGCCTAACGAGATCGCGGTACGTGTGGCGGCCCGTACCCGCACGAAGGAAGAAGCGGCCAAGGTGGGGCGGGAAATCGACAGCATGGCTGTTTGCGGACTGGCCTCCACTGGCAAGCGCGTGCCCCATCAGGACCGCACGCGCGAGATTATCGGCGTGTGGTCGGCCCTGGTGCCGCGCGCGCTGATCCAGTCGCGGGTCCAGTTCGTCTGA
- a CDS encoding GntR family transcriptional regulator translates to MSIDSPATAGPASRSASDSVFFGIMNGLELGTFVPGQRLVETDLVEQFGVGRNSVREALQRLAAEGIVDLPRHRGAIIRRLSLQETLDVLDVAERMTGLLARAATRGSSDRTLAQALRASVQALVAAEKAHDGEAFSTARRHFYRTLLDMGDNRELRRLFPTIQMPIVHAQHRLASLRQMRLDDYKRIATAVQAGEPDAAEAAGAAHVQNVRGAILGQ, encoded by the coding sequence ATGTCGATCGATTCGCCCGCCACCGCAGGCCCAGCAAGCCGCAGCGCATCGGACTCGGTGTTCTTCGGGATCATGAATGGCCTGGAACTCGGCACGTTTGTGCCTGGCCAGCGGCTGGTGGAAACCGATCTTGTCGAGCAATTCGGCGTGGGGCGGAATTCCGTGCGCGAAGCGCTGCAGCGGCTGGCTGCGGAGGGCATTGTCGACCTGCCGCGCCATCGCGGCGCGATCATCCGGCGCCTGAGCCTGCAGGAGACACTCGACGTGCTCGATGTGGCGGAGCGCATGACTGGCCTGCTCGCGCGCGCCGCCACGCGGGGAAGCAGTGACCGGACACTGGCGCAGGCGCTGCGCGCATCGGTGCAGGCGCTCGTGGCCGCCGAAAAGGCCCACGACGGCGAAGCGTTCTCCACCGCGAGGCGTCATTTCTATCGCACGCTGCTGGATATGGGCGATAACCGCGAATTGCGCCGGCTCTTTCCCACTATCCAGATGCCGATCGTCCATGCGCAGCATCGGCTGGCGTCATTGCGGCAGATGCGGCTGGATGACTACAAACGTATCGCCACGGCCGTGCAGGCGGGCGAACCCGACGCCGCCGAAGCTGCTGGCGCCGCGCACGTGCAGAACGTGCGTGGCGCGATCCTGGGTCAGTAG
- a CDS encoding acyl-CoA dehydrogenase family protein, which produces MFTPCPTERSRDIADRVERFVRDVVAPYEQDPRCSAHGPTEELVLELRAKARAAGIMTPHILPDGGHLSQLETAAVLKRSGLSPLGPVAVNTMAPDEGNMFLLGKVATAAQKARFLEPLVRGEARSAFFMTEPAEEGGAGSDPSMLSTTAVRDGNDWVLNGRKKFITGAEGARVGIVMARTGDGERAQATMFLVDLPHPAIRTERVIDTIDSSMPGGHAQVLIDGLRLPADQVLGEVNEGFRYAQVRLSPARLSHCMRWFGTVTRADEIARAYATTRKAFGKLLIDHEGVGFMLADNLIDLQQAALMIDWCAGVLDTGSAGTTESSMAKVAVSEALFRVADRCVQILGGNGVSRDTIVDQAFRELRAFRIYDGPTEVHKWSLAKKIKRDTLQSSHHG; this is translated from the coding sequence ATGTTCACACCCTGTCCCACCGAACGCAGCCGCGACATCGCGGATCGCGTCGAGCGCTTCGTGCGCGACGTGGTCGCGCCGTACGAACAAGATCCGCGCTGCAGCGCTCACGGCCCCACCGAGGAACTGGTGCTGGAGCTTCGCGCCAAGGCACGTGCCGCTGGCATCATGACGCCCCACATCCTGCCCGACGGCGGGCACCTGAGCCAACTCGAGACCGCCGCCGTGCTCAAGCGCTCGGGCCTGTCGCCGCTTGGTCCGGTCGCCGTCAACACCATGGCGCCCGACGAGGGCAACATGTTCCTGCTCGGCAAGGTGGCCACCGCCGCGCAGAAGGCGCGGTTTCTTGAGCCACTGGTGCGCGGCGAGGCACGCTCGGCGTTCTTCATGACCGAACCGGCGGAAGAGGGCGGGGCGGGATCGGACCCCTCGATGCTGAGCACCACGGCAGTACGCGACGGCAACGACTGGGTACTCAACGGTCGCAAGAAGTTCATCACCGGCGCCGAGGGTGCCCGGGTGGGCATCGTGATGGCGCGTACCGGCGACGGCGAGCGCGCGCAAGCCACCATGTTTCTGGTCGACCTTCCGCATCCCGCCATCCGCACCGAGCGCGTGATCGACACAATCGACAGTTCGATGCCCGGCGGCCACGCGCAAGTGCTCATCGATGGATTGCGCCTGCCGGCCGATCAGGTGCTGGGCGAGGTCAACGAAGGGTTCCGCTATGCGCAGGTACGGCTGTCACCGGCCCGGCTTTCTCACTGCATGCGCTGGTTCGGCACGGTCACGCGCGCGGACGAGATCGCGCGGGCCTATGCCACCACGCGCAAAGCGTTCGGCAAGCTGCTGATCGACCACGAGGGCGTGGGCTTCATGCTGGCCGATAACCTGATCGACCTGCAGCAGGCGGCGCTGATGATCGACTGGTGCGCGGGTGTGCTCGACACCGGCTCGGCTGGCACGACGGAAAGCTCGATGGCGAAGGTGGCCGTCTCCGAGGCGCTGTTCCGTGTGGCGGACCGCTGCGTGCAGATTCTGGGCGGCAATGGCGTTTCCCGCGACACTATCGTCGACCAGGCCTTCCGCGAGTTGCGTGCGTTCCGGATCTACGACGGCCCGACTGAAGTCCACAAGTGGTCGCTGGCAAAGAAGATCAAGCGCGACACGCTGCAATCGTCGCACCATGGCTGA
- a CDS encoding DUF3626 domain-containing protein, whose translation MPSESSPADRALAHVAGQCGGSPIDPTWRVTLNFHPDRMFEGRPLLAAMADDGVYRSQFETGTSNGGLTAYPGGDRWHWESRIFGRAYDTASPSDRPRYGALNIERAGAGAAPRFGSAHLRLTAGVLARATFCHPDSVYEPTHFGVADRFALAERLASVAGHDDPLDHYVEAHVHGPVLLAQDVEAIVLDPSYRNTEVEALAHALPCRVEWHAGFLADADQLTRDIAYRGEAVAELAASLAGNGILTPARIGEAARAGRHDPQMLKKAWHCLARFGNRNRP comes from the coding sequence ATGCCTTCCGAAAGCTCGCCCGCAGATCGTGCATTGGCCCATGTCGCCGGGCAATGCGGCGGCAGTCCCATCGATCCGACCTGGCGGGTCACGCTGAATTTCCATCCGGACCGGATGTTTGAGGGGCGACCGCTGCTGGCGGCAATGGCTGACGATGGCGTCTATCGATCCCAGTTCGAAACCGGCACGAGCAATGGCGGCTTGACCGCGTATCCCGGCGGGGACCGATGGCATTGGGAGAGCCGGATCTTCGGACGGGCCTATGACACGGCCTCGCCGTCCGATCGGCCACGCTATGGCGCGCTCAATATCGAACGCGCTGGGGCAGGCGCCGCGCCACGTTTTGGCTCGGCGCACCTGCGGCTTACCGCCGGGGTGCTGGCCCGCGCCACGTTCTGTCACCCGGACAGCGTCTACGAGCCGACGCATTTTGGGGTGGCTGATCGCTTTGCGCTGGCGGAACGGCTGGCATCCGTCGCAGGCCACGATGATCCGCTTGACCATTATGTGGAAGCACATGTTCATGGCCCCGTGCTGCTCGCACAGGACGTCGAGGCTATCGTGCTCGATCCCTCATATCGCAATACCGAGGTCGAGGCCCTCGCGCACGCATTGCCCTGTCGCGTCGAATGGCATGCCGGATTTCTCGCGGATGCGGATCAACTGACCCGTGACATCGCCTACCGCGGCGAGGCCGTAGCCGAACTCGCGGCGTCACTGGCGGGCAATGGCATCTTGACGCCCGCGCGCATTGGCGAAGCGGCGCGCGCGGGTCGCCACGATCCGCAGATGCTCAAGAAAGCCTGGCACTGCCTGGCGCGTTTCGGCAACCGCAATCGGCCGTAA
- a CDS encoding TonB-dependent receptor, whose protein sequence is MSAHATSRVRLVAYACALCCSGFAASQSASAQSTDNPPSAKPTEATLPTAVVTADSPMQTKELPSYKFVAPLLDTPRSVTVIPEEVIKQTNATTFAEALKTVPGVTFLGGDAAANPSADRPVIRGFESRNSIFVDGMRDSGVQNRETFAVEQISVVKGPDSVYAGRGAVGGSIDIVTKMPRLDDFTNASLGLGTEAYKRATVDMNRKINDETAVRLNVMGYDANQPGRNNVYSKRWGVSPSVAFGLNSPTTVYVSYYHLNSYDMPDFSVPFRSTGGTPGANSGIERSQFYGLSNRDYRRGQTDTGEIRVEHRLDENWKLRNTTMFGRSTLDYVATNPQFLSTNPNILQLQAKSGKYATNSVANQTEVSGKATLFGMEHSLSAGMEFSWERSTYEGYLVSDNAGNNIRSGGPCTVAYNCTPIGGWNSNAPWTGSIVLNGDKGFPGAPTYTHTNVASAYLFDSIKLSERWLFNAGTRFDRFDVSSTQAGAPDLNNISNLFSYQLGLVFKPVQTVSLYASYGTSANPPGANSGLGGGTDQITATNQNLSPERSRNIEVGAKWDVLDRRLSLTSALFQTDKTNARVSDGLGGTVNAGSQRVRGAELGFAGNLTNQWRVFGGYSYLDAITTDAGPANPTASGLPMVMVPKHNFVLWTYYDVLPKLSIGGGATFSSLTYASVTATTRKWTPGYARFDAVATYRLDKTMDLQLNLQNIFDKKYYSSAYPIYATWAPGRSAVLTLNVHM, encoded by the coding sequence ATGTCAGCCCACGCCACATCGCGTGTACGCTTGGTCGCGTACGCGTGTGCCCTTTGCTGCTCCGGATTTGCAGCCTCCCAGTCCGCATCTGCCCAGAGCACGGATAACCCGCCGTCCGCGAAACCCACGGAGGCGACGTTGCCGACGGCCGTGGTCACGGCCGATTCGCCGATGCAGACCAAGGAACTGCCGTCATACAAGTTCGTGGCGCCATTGCTGGACACGCCGCGCTCGGTGACGGTCATCCCCGAGGAGGTCATCAAGCAGACCAACGCGACAACATTCGCCGAAGCACTGAAGACGGTGCCCGGCGTCACGTTCCTGGGTGGCGATGCCGCGGCGAATCCGTCCGCGGATCGCCCCGTGATCCGTGGCTTCGAATCGCGCAACTCGATCTTCGTCGATGGCATGCGCGACTCTGGCGTGCAAAACCGTGAGACGTTTGCCGTCGAGCAGATCAGCGTGGTCAAGGGGCCGGACTCGGTGTACGCGGGCCGTGGCGCGGTGGGCGGTAGCATCGACATCGTGACCAAGATGCCCCGTCTCGACGATTTCACGAATGCCAGCCTTGGCCTGGGCACCGAAGCCTACAAGCGCGCGACCGTGGATATGAACCGCAAGATCAATGACGAGACCGCGGTACGTCTGAACGTGATGGGATACGACGCCAACCAGCCCGGCCGCAACAACGTCTACAGCAAGCGCTGGGGCGTGTCGCCGTCGGTGGCGTTCGGCCTGAACTCGCCCACCACGGTGTACGTGAGCTACTACCACCTGAACAGCTACGACATGCCGGACTTCAGCGTGCCGTTCCGATCGACCGGTGGCACGCCTGGCGCGAACAGCGGCATCGAGCGCTCGCAGTTCTATGGCCTGAGCAACCGGGACTACCGCCGGGGCCAGACCGATACGGGCGAGATCCGCGTCGAACATCGCCTCGACGAGAACTGGAAGCTGCGCAATACCACCATGTTCGGCCGCTCGACACTGGACTATGTGGCCACCAATCCGCAGTTCCTCAGCACCAATCCGAACATCCTGCAACTGCAGGCCAAGAGCGGCAAGTACGCGACCAATAGCGTGGCGAACCAGACCGAGGTCTCGGGCAAGGCCACGCTGTTCGGCATGGAACACAGCCTGTCCGCCGGGATGGAATTCAGCTGGGAACGCAGCACGTACGAGGGCTACCTCGTGAGCGACAACGCCGGCAACAATATTCGCTCGGGCGGGCCATGCACGGTCGCCTACAACTGCACGCCCATTGGCGGATGGAATTCCAACGCACCGTGGACCGGCAGCATCGTGCTGAATGGCGACAAGGGATTCCCGGGCGCGCCGACCTACACGCATACCAACGTGGCATCGGCCTATCTCTTCGACAGCATCAAGCTCAGCGAGCGCTGGCTGTTCAATGCCGGCACGCGATTCGACCGCTTCGATGTCTCCTCCACGCAGGCAGGCGCGCCAGACCTGAACAATATCTCGAACCTGTTCAGCTACCAGCTTGGCCTGGTGTTCAAGCCGGTGCAGACGGTCAGCCTGTACGCTTCGTATGGCACGTCGGCCAATCCGCCGGGCGCGAATAGCGGTCTGGGTGGCGGCACCGACCAGATCACCGCGACCAACCAGAACCTGTCGCCGGAACGCAGCCGCAATATCGAAGTGGGCGCCAAGTGGGATGTGCTGGACCGCCGCCTCTCGCTGACTTCCGCGCTGTTCCAGACCGACAAGACCAACGCGCGCGTCAGCGATGGCCTGGGTGGCACGGTCAACGCTGGCAGCCAGCGCGTGCGCGGCGCCGAACTCGGCTTTGCCGGCAACCTGACCAACCAGTGGCGCGTGTTCGGCGGCTATTCGTACCTGGACGCGATCACGACCGACGCCGGCCCGGCGAACCCGACCGCCTCGGGCCTGCCGATGGTGATGGTGCCCAAGCACAATTTCGTGCTGTGGACCTACTACGACGTGCTGCCCAAGCTGTCGATCGGTGGTGGCGCCACGTTCTCGAGCCTGACCTACGCGTCCGTCACGGCGACCACGCGCAAGTGGACGCCGGGGTACGCCCGCTTCGATGCCGTTGCGACGTATCGCCTCGACAAGACCATGGACCTGCAGTTGAACTTGCAGAACATCTTCGACAAGAAGTACTACTCGTCGGCCTACCCGATCTACGCCACGTGGGCACCGGGGCGCTCGGCAGTGCTGACCCTCAACGTCCACATGTAA
- a CDS encoding AtuA-related protein — MRVPLRRLAHSRSGDKGNTSNTAVIAYAPEFYPHIKQQLTADAFKAHYGALITGLVTRFDVDGLQVLNFVAEGALGGGVSRSLAIDNYGKALASAVLRFEVEIPDALAPLLRGPAR; from the coding sequence ATGCGCGTTCCGCTGCGCCGCCTCGCCCACAGCCGCTCCGGCGACAAGGGCAATACCTCGAACACGGCCGTCATTGCCTACGCGCCGGAGTTCTATCCGCATATCAAGCAGCAACTGACGGCCGACGCGTTCAAGGCGCACTATGGCGCGTTGATCACGGGGCTGGTCACGAGGTTTGACGTGGATGGCCTGCAGGTCCTCAACTTCGTGGCCGAGGGCGCGCTCGGTGGTGGGGTGTCCCGCAGCCTGGCAATCGACAACTACGGCAAGGCCTTGGCCAGCGCGGTGCTGCGCTTCGAGGTGGAGATTCCGGATGCGCTGGCCCCCCTGCTTCGCGGGCCGGCACGCTGA
- a CDS encoding IclR family transcriptional regulator has translation MATRSSPVQRALAVLRALSDPEVRRMSDVARATGLDPATTSRLLDLLVQEGFATRDARRHYGIGPEVFQLADVGQRRVDLRQLARPALERLQDAFGDTAVLTETSRGEAVCSEVITGTYPVHANYVTVGTRRPLGVGAGSLAVLAWLPPAERARRLQQTARKLANYPQLDAASIAAEADAACARGYVLFLDWVVEGMGGIAVPILDYDGWPIGALSVAALSTRIRSREAAMARLLRQEARRITSAWTRAVVPAGGTQRAGPRSRGASASGISTSKRSTALAKALP, from the coding sequence ATGGCGACGCGATCCTCCCCGGTCCAGCGCGCGCTTGCCGTGCTGCGGGCGCTCTCCGACCCCGAAGTGCGACGCATGAGCGACGTAGCACGCGCGACGGGCCTGGACCCGGCCACCACGTCGCGCCTGCTCGACCTGCTGGTGCAGGAGGGCTTCGCCACCCGCGATGCCAGGCGTCACTATGGCATCGGCCCGGAGGTGTTCCAGCTTGCGGATGTCGGGCAGCGGCGTGTGGACCTGCGCCAGCTTGCGCGACCCGCTCTGGAACGGCTCCAGGACGCGTTCGGCGATACGGCGGTGCTGACAGAAACCAGCCGTGGAGAAGCCGTGTGTTCGGAGGTGATCACGGGCACGTATCCCGTTCACGCGAACTACGTGACGGTGGGCACTCGGCGCCCACTCGGGGTTGGCGCGGGCAGTCTGGCGGTGCTGGCTTGGCTGCCACCGGCCGAGCGCGCGCGACGCCTGCAGCAAACGGCCCGCAAGCTGGCCAACTACCCGCAGCTCGATGCGGCATCCATTGCTGCCGAGGCGGACGCCGCGTGCGCGCGCGGCTACGTGCTGTTTCTGGATTGGGTGGTGGAGGGGATGGGCGGTATCGCCGTGCCGATCCTCGACTACGACGGCTGGCCCATCGGCGCGTTAAGCGTGGCGGCCCTGAGTACCCGCATCCGCAGCCGTGAGGCCGCCATGGCACGCCTGCTACGACAGGAAGCGCGCCGCATCACCAGCGCATGGACGCGCGCCGTAGTGCCCGCAGGGGGCACTCAGCGTGCCGGCCCGCGAAGCAGGGGGGCCAGCGCATCCGGAATCTCCACCTCGAAGCGCAGCACCGCGCTGGCCAAGGCCTTGCCGTAG